One Clavelina lepadiformis chromosome 1, kaClaLepa1.1, whole genome shotgun sequence genomic region harbors:
- the LOC143444116 gene encoding uncharacterized protein LOC143444116 isoform X2 — MICTMYCTNCGKVLSSTHLFCGFCGQDTHSLKRKSDVMSFGQYKAVKGSQWKERVTKKSKPNEVGVQIGMLERGGKDFELKPIRNQTILLNIGKTESVDSILEKAVKKYLQFYPKSHDDGASYYLAFRDGRIIDLLPGTDEPFTIIKYKENIGKDYSRIFLYLVKEEKEDAAEHQEDDLLPDFPLTTLFSDPHNFIDCFSIDELQKTANKECDSSQKNESQIKKYENICEVLSDLNKNIDDAEQLYIIVRRSAPVARYLALWQREVNTKGSANKRVVVKFQGENGIDSGAMAKEFFAIVVRLNREHFCPDGSPVDSMLYVQNGYFKACGEIIAASLVQGGPAPFCFHSNVFKMLTAINSIDIRKLDLHIHFTESEKQLIQRISDDPSNSSYSDTILEHGYTGLVSADHTTDITRTLMVSITNRRLCYLKEFLSGLQLFGIFEALQRNPLLFEPLFITSSERAVDANYVASLLIPNHSDENSSKRIVEEKIMDNFVDFLMHLEDNKVNVTRHEILANDENDCHLISCTPPDSSMISAMIHHNQT; from the coding sequence ATACACATTCTTTGAAGCGAAAAAGTGATGTCATGTCATTCGGACAATACAAAGCTGTGAAGGGATCTCAATGGAAAGAAAGGGTAACGAAAAAGTCAAAACCAAATGAAGTAGGAGTTCAAATAGGAATGCTGGAAAGAGGTGGAAAAGATTTTGAATTAAAGCCTATTAGAAACCAAACAATTTTACTAAACATTGGCAAAACAGAATCTGTTGACTCAATTTTGGAAAAAGCAGttaaaaaatacttacaatTTTATCCAAAAAGTCATGATGATGGGGCAAGTTATTATCTTGCATTCAGAGATGGTCGTATTATTGATCTATTGCCGGGAACTGATGAACCATTTACCATAATTAAGTACAAAGAAAACATTGGAAAAGATTACAGTAGAATTTTCCTGTATCTTgttaaagaagaaaaagaagatgCAGCAGAACATCAGGAAGATGACTTGCTTCCCGATTTTCCCTTGACCACACTTTTTAGTGACCCacataattttattgattgctttaGCATCGATGAACTTCAAAAGACTGCTAATAAAGAATGTGACAGTTCACAAAAGAATGAGtctcaaattaaaaaatatgaaaacatatGTGAAGTCCTGTCTgatttgaacaaaaacattGATGATGCAGAACAACTGTACATTATTGTGAGAAGAAGTGCACCTGTTGCGAGATACCTTGCCCTTTGGCAAAGGGAGGTGAACACTAAAGGTTCGGCAAATAAAAGAGTGGTTGTAAAATTTCAAGGTGAAAATGGTATCGATTCAGGTGCAATGGCAAAAGAATTCTTCGCCATTGTAGTTCGCTTAAATCGTGAACATTTTTGTCCTGATGGTAGTCCAGTTGATTCCATGCTTTATGTGCAGAATGGTTATTTTAAAGCATGCGGTGAAATAATTGCTGCAAGTTTAGTGCAAGGTGGGCCCGCTCCATTTTGTTTTCACTCCAATGTGTTCAAAATGTTAACAGCAATAAACTCTATTGACATTAGAAAGCTTGATCTTCACATTCACTTCACTGAATCCGAAAAGCAACTTATACAACGTATTTCAGATGATCCGTCAAATTCATCTTATAGTGACACTATTCTAGAACATGGGTACACTGGTTTAGTATCTGCTGATCATACTACTGACATAACTCGCACACTCATGGTCAGCATCACTAACAGGCGGTTGTGTTATCTTAAAGAATTTTTATCTGGATTGCAATTGTTTGGAATATTTGAAGCATTACAAAGGAATCCATTGCTTTTTGAACCTCTTTTTATCACATCGTCTGAGCGTGCTGTTGATGCAAATTATGTTGCAAGTCTGTTAATTCCCAATCACTCTGATGAAAATTCCTCGAAAAGAATTgtggaagaaaaaataatgGATAACTTTGTGgattttttaatgcatttagaGGACAATAAGGTAAATGTAACTAGACATGAAATCTTGGCTAACGACGAGAATGATTGTCATTTAATTTCATGTACTCCTCCTGACTCCTCcatgatttctgccatgatccaccacaaccaaacctga
- the LOC143444116 gene encoding uncharacterized protein LOC143444116 isoform X1 has translation MICTMYCTNCGKVLSSTHLFCGFCGQEKPHSSIETQNFCDETSSKENRSNCHDNLMDNNSNDTHSLKRKSDVMSFGQYKAVKGSQWKERVTKKSKPNEVGVQIGMLERGGKDFELKPIRNQTILLNIGKTESVDSILEKAVKKYLQFYPKSHDDGASYYLAFRDGRIIDLLPGTDEPFTIIKYKENIGKDYSRIFLYLVKEEKEDAAEHQEDDLLPDFPLTTLFSDPHNFIDCFSIDELQKTANKECDSSQKNESQIKKYENICEVLSDLNKNIDDAEQLYIIVRRSAPVARYLALWQREVNTKGSANKRVVVKFQGENGIDSGAMAKEFFAIVVRLNREHFCPDGSPVDSMLYVQNGYFKACGEIIAASLVQGGPAPFCFHSNVFKMLTAINSIDIRKLDLHIHFTESEKQLIQRISDDPSNSSYSDTILEHGYTGLVSADHTTDITRTLMVSITNRRLCYLKEFLSGLQLFGIFEALQRNPLLFEPLFITSSERAVDANYVASLLIPNHSDENSSKRIVEEKIMDNFVDFLMHLEDNKVNVTRHEILANDENDCHLISCTPPDSSMISAMIHHNQT, from the exons AGAAACCTCATTCCAGTATTGAGACACAGAACTTCTGTGATGAGACTAGTTCAAAGGAAAACAGAAGTAACTGCCATGACAACTTGATGGACAACAACTCAAATG ATACACATTCTTTGAAGCGAAAAAGTGATGTCATGTCATTCGGACAATACAAAGCTGTGAAGGGATCTCAATGGAAAGAAAGGGTAACGAAAAAGTCAAAACCAAATGAAGTAGGAGTTCAAATAGGAATGCTGGAAAGAGGTGGAAAAGATTTTGAATTAAAGCCTATTAGAAACCAAACAATTTTACTAAACATTGGCAAAACAGAATCTGTTGACTCAATTTTGGAAAAAGCAGttaaaaaatacttacaatTTTATCCAAAAAGTCATGATGATGGGGCAAGTTATTATCTTGCATTCAGAGATGGTCGTATTATTGATCTATTGCCGGGAACTGATGAACCATTTACCATAATTAAGTACAAAGAAAACATTGGAAAAGATTACAGTAGAATTTTCCTGTATCTTgttaaagaagaaaaagaagatgCAGCAGAACATCAGGAAGATGACTTGCTTCCCGATTTTCCCTTGACCACACTTTTTAGTGACCCacataattttattgattgctttaGCATCGATGAACTTCAAAAGACTGCTAATAAAGAATGTGACAGTTCACAAAAGAATGAGtctcaaattaaaaaatatgaaaacatatGTGAAGTCCTGTCTgatttgaacaaaaacattGATGATGCAGAACAACTGTACATTATTGTGAGAAGAAGTGCACCTGTTGCGAGATACCTTGCCCTTTGGCAAAGGGAGGTGAACACTAAAGGTTCGGCAAATAAAAGAGTGGTTGTAAAATTTCAAGGTGAAAATGGTATCGATTCAGGTGCAATGGCAAAAGAATTCTTCGCCATTGTAGTTCGCTTAAATCGTGAACATTTTTGTCCTGATGGTAGTCCAGTTGATTCCATGCTTTATGTGCAGAATGGTTATTTTAAAGCATGCGGTGAAATAATTGCTGCAAGTTTAGTGCAAGGTGGGCCCGCTCCATTTTGTTTTCACTCCAATGTGTTCAAAATGTTAACAGCAATAAACTCTATTGACATTAGAAAGCTTGATCTTCACATTCACTTCACTGAATCCGAAAAGCAACTTATACAACGTATTTCAGATGATCCGTCAAATTCATCTTATAGTGACACTATTCTAGAACATGGGTACACTGGTTTAGTATCTGCTGATCATACTACTGACATAACTCGCACACTCATGGTCAGCATCACTAACAGGCGGTTGTGTTATCTTAAAGAATTTTTATCTGGATTGCAATTGTTTGGAATATTTGAAGCATTACAAAGGAATCCATTGCTTTTTGAACCTCTTTTTATCACATCGTCTGAGCGTGCTGTTGATGCAAATTATGTTGCAAGTCTGTTAATTCCCAATCACTCTGATGAAAATTCCTCGAAAAGAATTgtggaagaaaaaataatgGATAACTTTGTGgattttttaatgcatttagaGGACAATAAGGTAAATGTAACTAGACATGAAATCTTGGCTAACGACGAGAATGATTGTCATTTAATTTCATGTACTCCTCCTGACTCCTCcatgatttctgccatgatccaccacaaccaaacctga
- the LOC143444207 gene encoding general transcription factor II-I repeat domain-containing protein 2A-like, whose amino-acid sequence MASKKRKIDLENRQFNGEWTEDYLFVLNPSNKPKCLLCDCTLSMIKSQNIKRHFFTHHKHFNEKYKPGSWARKQKVACLDKSASSQKQCLSTFVSEQSKATEATLSISHILGKRMMTYSDAEAVKECIVEAVKIMHPSKKEVITSMTTLPLSRLTCTRRCTDIAEDLHDQVLIEVKDADCYALALDESTDITNCAQLAVFVRYFHHGVFNEELLALITLHGNTTAAAIYDALISKLKELQLPIQNICALSTDGAPAMIGACHGVVTNLRTEYCPDLIGIHCIIHQSVLCAKLSGDFQELMTDAMKLINKLKANSSLKHRQLRNFLDQHNAEFCDLLTHNNVRWLSKGNALKRLWDLRKDLVMFLNEKGQTSTLLEGTNLCNLAFLANCFTHLNTLNLKLQGKGHTIIQLWSAVKSFKQQLLLFVSDITKDMLHFPCLKVTIQEVSCDNDWSCFVEFLQNLDTEFCNRFKEFYEISSVIELISHPLSADVNGTWKTQLSTEYALLVSKMQVELCNLKGDEICIADPNVFWLSLVTLERYPVITRLARRILTCFASTYLCESLFSSMNFVKNKHRTRLTNAHLHELMRISVSDRKPRFDAIVRSKPTHHFSH is encoded by the exons ATGGCCAGTAAGAAGCGGAAAATTGATCTAGAAAACAGACAATTCAATGGTGAATGGACTGAAGATTACTTGTTTGTGCTCAACCCAAGCAATAAACccaaatgtttattgtgtGACTGCACTCTAAGCATGATAAAGAGCCAAAACATCAAACGACATTTCTTTActcatcataaacattttaatgagAAGTACAAGCCTGGCTCATGGGCCAGAAAACAGAAAGTTGCGTGTTTAGATAAGTCTGCCAGCTCTCAGAAACAATGCCTCTCAACATTTGTGTCTGAGCAATCAAAAGCCACAGAAGCAACACTCAGCATCAGTCACATTCTGGGCAAGCGGATGATGACATACAGTGATGCTGAAGCTGTTAAAGAATGCATTGTTGAAGCAGTAAAAATCATGCATCCAAGTAAGAAAGAAGTGATCACCAGCATGACAACTCTCCCGCTCTCCAGATTGACATGTACACGGAGATGCACTGATATCGCTGAGGATTTGCATGACCAGGTGTTGATTGAAGTCAAGGACGCTGATTGCTATGCACTAGCTTTAGATGAATCAACAGATATTACTAATTGTGCCCAGCTTGCAGTATTTGTTAG GTACTTTCACCACGGAGTGTTCAATGAAGAACTGCTTGCACTGATCACACTACATGGCAATACTACAGCAGCTGCGATATATGATGCACTCATAAGCAAACTTAAGGAGCTTCAGTTGCCAATTCAGAACATTTGCGCACTTTCCACTGATGGTGCACCCGCCATGATAGGAGCATGTCATG GTGTAGTCACCAACTTGAGAACCGAGTACTGTCCTGATCTGATAGGAATCCACTGCATCATCCACCAATCCGTACTATGTGCCAAGCTGTCCGGAGACTTCCAAGAGCTAATGACTGATGCAATGAAACTAATCAAtaaactgaaagcaaactcATCTCTAAAGCACCGGCAACTAAGGAACTTTCTAGATCAGCATAATGCTGAATTTTGTGACTTACTCACGCATAATAACGTGAGATGGCTAAGTAAGGGCAATGCTTTGAAAAGGCTGTGGGACCTTCGTAAAGATTTGGTcatgtttttgaatgaaaaggGTCAAACTAGTACTCTGCTTGAAGGTACCAATCTATGTAACTTGGCTTTCCTTGCTAACTGTTTTACCCATCTAAATACTCTGAACTTGAAGCTCCAGGGCAAGGGGCACACTATCATTCAGCTGTGGTCAGCAGTGAAATCTTTCAAGCAACAGctgttgctattcgtttcaGATATCACCAAAGACATGCTCCACTTTCCATGCTTGAAAGTGACTATACAAGAAGTTAGCTGTGATAATGATTGGTCATGCTTTGTCgaatttctgcaaaatttggacACTGAGTTCTGTAACAGGTTCAaggaattttatgaaatcagTTCAGTTATAGAACTAATTTCACATCCACTGTCTGCTGATGTTAATGGCACTTGGAAAACACAACTTTCCACTGAATATGCATTGCTGGTGTCTAAAATGCAGGTAGAACTTTGTAATCTTAAAGGAGATGAGATTTGTATCGCAGATCCAAATGTGTTTTGGTTATCACTTGTAACCTTGGAAAGGTACCCAGTTATAACCAGGCTGGCTAGAAGGATCCTTACTTGCTTCGCTTCTACGTACCTTTGTGAGTCgttgttttcatcaatgaattttgtaaaaaacaagcATAGAACGAGACTCACAAATGCTCATCTTCATGAGCTTATGAGGATATCAGTAAGTGACAGAAAGCCCCGATTCGACGCTATTGTGAGATCTAAACCAACTCATCATTTTTCTCACTGA